The Metabacillus schmidteae genome has a segment encoding these proteins:
- a CDS encoding 3-hydroxybutyrate dehydrogenase, translating to MVQDQVVLVTGAARGIGFELAKAFAHEGAKVVLTDLNEEQVLESTKQLQEEGLDVKGLTCDVTNEQNIMEVVKETKASYGRLDTLINNAGLQHVAHIEDFPTERFEQLVGVMLVAPFVLTKHVFPIMKNQQFGRILNIASINGLIGFAGKAAYNSAKHGVIGLTKVAALEGAAYGITVNALCPGYVDTPLVRNQLQDLANTRNVPLEDVLEDVLYPLIPQKRLLTPNEVADYAIFLASEKAKGVTGQAVVLDGGYTVQ from the coding sequence ATGGTTCAGGATCAAGTTGTGCTAGTAACAGGAGCAGCCCGTGGGATCGGTTTTGAACTAGCAAAGGCATTTGCTCATGAAGGGGCAAAAGTAGTTTTAACCGACTTAAATGAGGAGCAAGTTCTTGAAAGTACAAAACAACTGCAGGAAGAAGGATTAGATGTAAAAGGTTTAACATGTGATGTTACAAACGAACAAAATATAATGGAAGTCGTGAAGGAAACTAAAGCGAGCTATGGGAGACTTGATACTCTTATTAACAATGCAGGACTCCAACATGTTGCACACATTGAGGATTTTCCAACTGAAAGATTTGAGCAACTCGTTGGTGTAATGCTTGTGGCACCCTTTGTATTAACAAAACATGTCTTTCCAATCATGAAAAATCAACAGTTTGGGCGAATTCTTAATATCGCATCTATCAATGGCTTAATTGGCTTTGCGGGTAAAGCTGCTTATAATAGTGCAAAGCATGGTGTTATAGGTTTAACAAAGGTTGCAGCTTTAGAAGGAGCAGCTTATGGTATTACAGTGAATGCCTTATGTCCCGGTTATGTTGATACCCCTCTTGTCAGAAACCAGCTTCAAGATTTAGCTAATACAAGGAACGTACCATTAGAGGATGTGTTAGAGGATGTATTATACCCTCTTATCCCTCAAAAACGATTGCTGACTCCTAATGAAGTAGCGGATTACGCGATCTTCCTTGCAAGTGAAAAGGCAAAAGGTGTAACAGGTCAGGCTGTTGTATTAGATGGTGGATATACAGTTCAATAA
- a CDS encoding GntP family permease: MLSMIGLVGGLALLIYLTMKGMNLLVAGPLCALFVAICSGLPLFPQLVGEGEANFVGNYMTGFSGFISSWYLMFLLGAIFGKVMEDSGAADSVSKWIVSKIGMKRAVMAIVIACAVLTYGGVSLFVVAFSVYPMAVSLFREADLPRRFIPAALAFGSVTFTMTSAGSPEIQNWIPIEYLGTSPYAGWEVSLIVAVFMIIFGYWWLRRMITKAVANGEKFVARENDPITENKVLPNPLFGVIPLVVVLIISFVFHDSLQQSALIIALLGGVIATYLLNRTYFKSFWSAVSEGTLGALIALGNTAAVVGFGGVAKAVPAFEVAVDAMTSIPGSPLIGGAIAVSVIAGMTGSASGGQAIALPLISPHYMDMGVNPEALHRVVSISSGALDSLPHNGYVVTTIRGICGESHKDAYNPVGALTVIVPLLGVILAIILFSFGLGI; the protein is encoded by the coding sequence ATGTTAAGTATGATTGGGCTGGTTGGTGGTTTAGCACTTTTAATTTATTTGACAATGAAGGGTATGAACTTATTAGTTGCAGGGCCGTTATGTGCTTTATTTGTGGCTATATGTAGCGGGCTCCCTTTATTCCCGCAATTAGTTGGTGAAGGTGAGGCTAACTTTGTAGGAAATTACATGACAGGCTTTTCAGGCTTTATTTCTTCATGGTATCTCATGTTCCTTTTAGGAGCAATTTTTGGAAAGGTTATGGAAGATAGTGGTGCAGCAGATAGTGTTTCAAAATGGATTGTAAGCAAGATCGGGATGAAAAGAGCTGTTATGGCAATAGTTATCGCTTGTGCAGTATTAACGTATGGTGGGGTCAGCTTATTCGTCGTTGCTTTCTCTGTCTATCCAATGGCTGTTAGTTTATTTAGAGAAGCTGACTTACCTCGTCGTTTTATCCCTGCTGCCCTTGCTTTTGGATCTGTTACATTCACGATGACATCAGCAGGCTCACCGGAAATTCAAAACTGGATCCCAATTGAATATCTTGGTACATCACCATACGCAGGCTGGGAAGTTAGTTTAATTGTAGCCGTGTTTATGATCATTTTCGGGTATTGGTGGTTAAGAAGAATGATCACAAAAGCAGTAGCAAATGGTGAGAAGTTCGTGGCTAGAGAAAATGATCCTATTACTGAAAATAAAGTTTTGCCAAATCCATTATTTGGCGTTATCCCATTGGTTGTTGTGTTAATTATTTCATTTGTTTTCCATGACTCCCTTCAGCAGTCAGCCCTTATTATTGCTTTATTAGGTGGAGTTATCGCCACGTATTTATTAAATCGTACCTATTTTAAATCTTTTTGGAGTGCGGTTTCAGAAGGAACATTAGGAGCTTTAATTGCTTTGGGGAATACGGCAGCTGTTGTTGGTTTTGGTGGAGTAGCAAAAGCAGTACCGGCTTTTGAGGTTGCTGTTGATGCTATGACAAGTATACCGGGAAGTCCCCTCATTGGTGGTGCGATTGCTGTAAGTGTGATAGCAGGTATGACAGGCTCAGCTTCTGGAGGGCAGGCAATTGCTTTACCGCTGATTTCACCACATTACATGGATATGGGGGTAAATCCAGAAGCGTTACATCGGGTAGTTTCAATCTCATCTGGAGCACTTGATTCACTTCCGCATAATGGCTATGTTGTCACAACCATTCGGGGGATTTGTGGGGAATCACATAAAGATGCATATAATCCGGTTGGTGCACTAACCGTCATTGTTCCTCTTTTAGGCGTTATTTTAGCTATTATTCTATTTTCGTTTGGACTAGGAATATAG
- a CDS encoding sigma-54 interaction domain-containing protein has translation MLDHRFPYAKEIVETVIENAYVWIVIVDADGKIIYMNENYCRFCEITKEEVIGKHVTEVIENTRMHIVVKNGEEEIADLQYIRGNYMIANRIPIFADGKIVGAFGTVMFRDTKEWSEMNSHVRHHLSSIQSFIDQQEVTGAKYTLNDIHSNSASMSELKEKVKSIAATDSSVLIRGESGTGKELFAHSIHLLSHRSEGPFVKVNCGAIPEQLLESELFGYEDGAFTGAKKGGKKGKFQQANGGTIFLDEIGDMSLHMQVKLLRVLQEKEVEPIGGTKTIPLDVRVITATNRPLEELMKTNDFRSDLYYRISVIPLFIPPLRERMADIETLVRYFVKKVSLRTGKRISMIHEDVMETFHQYHWQGNIRELENIVEAAIHLAKTDVITLEAIPDYIKNTPIYHTEMKANSLKEMLAQAEKNILIRTIQKHAGDKRKAAKELEISKSSMYEKIQKYDLT, from the coding sequence ATGTTAGATCATCGTTTTCCATATGCAAAAGAAATCGTGGAGACAGTAATAGAAAACGCTTACGTTTGGATTGTGATTGTTGATGCTGACGGTAAGATTATTTATATGAATGAAAATTACTGTAGATTCTGCGAGATTACGAAAGAGGAAGTCATTGGAAAGCATGTAACAGAAGTGATTGAAAATACACGCATGCACATTGTTGTCAAAAATGGAGAAGAAGAAATAGCAGACCTTCAATATATTCGCGGAAATTATATGATAGCAAATCGTATTCCAATCTTCGCTGATGGTAAAATCGTTGGTGCGTTTGGGACGGTTATGTTTCGTGATACAAAAGAATGGAGTGAGATGAACTCACATGTCCGGCACCATCTGTCATCCATTCAGTCCTTTATTGATCAACAAGAAGTTACAGGTGCAAAATACACATTAAATGATATCCATTCGAATTCTGCTAGTATGTCAGAACTCAAAGAGAAGGTCAAATCAATTGCTGCTACAGATAGCTCAGTCTTAATCAGGGGGGAAAGCGGGACAGGGAAGGAATTGTTTGCACATAGCATTCATCTGTTAAGCCATCGAAGTGAAGGGCCATTTGTAAAAGTGAACTGTGGGGCTATTCCTGAGCAGTTGCTTGAGTCGGAATTATTCGGATATGAAGATGGTGCATTTACCGGTGCTAAAAAAGGCGGGAAAAAGGGGAAATTTCAACAAGCAAACGGTGGAACGATCTTTCTGGATGAAATCGGTGATATGAGTCTTCATATGCAGGTTAAGCTATTGCGTGTTCTTCAAGAAAAAGAAGTAGAACCAATAGGAGGTACAAAAACAATACCTTTGGATGTAAGAGTTATAACAGCAACGAACAGACCGTTAGAGGAACTCATGAAAACGAATGATTTTAGAAGTGATCTTTATTATCGAATCAGCGTGATTCCGCTATTTATCCCGCCTTTGAGGGAACGTATGGCAGATATAGAAACACTTGTCCGATATTTTGTTAAAAAAGTTTCTTTAAGAACAGGTAAAAGAATTTCCATGATTCATGAAGATGTAATGGAGACTTTTCATCAGTATCATTGGCAAGGAAATATTCGTGAATTAGAAAATATTGTTGAAGCAGCCATCCATCTAGCCAAAACAGATGTTATCACACTCGAAGCGATCCCGGATTATATTAAAAACACACCTATTTATCATACTGAGATGAAGGCTAATTCATTAAAAGAAATGTTAGCTCAAGCAGAAAAGAATATTCTTATTCGAACGATACAAAAGCATGCCGGTGATAAAAGAAAGGCAGCAAAAGAATTGGAAATTAGTAAATCAAGTATGTATGAAAAAATTCAAAAGTATGATTTAACTTAG
- a CDS encoding MDR family MFS transporter — MPRSLWLLVIGMMINVTGASFLWPLNTIYIHDHLGKSLTVAGIVLMLNAAASVVGNLIGGVLFDKIGGYKSILLGIVITLVSVVALMFNHTWPLYMYFLILIGLGSGIVFPATYALAGTVWPEGGRKAFNAIYVAQNAGVAAGASLGGFVASISFHYIFVANAALYAVFFLIAFFGYRNIDGSTGKQASILDQNPTIKNSEKFGALVVLCIGYLLCWVGYVQWPSTISSHTQTLNISLSQYSLLWTINGVLIVLGQPLITLFVKHFAKTLKKQMVLGFIVFIVSFIVLSFAEQFTAFLVAMIILTIGEMLVWPAVPTIANDLAPKGRQGFYQGFVNSTATGGKMIGPLLGGVVVDYYNMNLLFMIIISLLVAGIFTTLVYDKKLNAKLESKGSQTSDAVGV, encoded by the coding sequence GTTAAACACCATTTATATTCATGATCATCTTGGTAAGTCTTTGACAGTTGCTGGAATTGTCCTCATGTTAAATGCTGCAGCAAGTGTTGTCGGAAATCTTATTGGCGGGGTATTATTTGATAAGATCGGTGGATATAAATCCATCCTGCTAGGAATCGTTATTACATTGGTTTCTGTCGTTGCCCTTATGTTTAATCATACTTGGCCATTATATATGTATTTCTTAATTTTGATTGGATTAGGATCTGGTATCGTTTTCCCAGCTACATACGCATTAGCCGGAACGGTTTGGCCGGAAGGCGGGAGAAAAGCGTTTAATGCTATATATGTTGCACAAAATGCAGGTGTAGCAGCAGGTGCTTCTCTAGGAGGATTCGTTGCATCCATTTCATTTCATTATATATTTGTTGCGAACGCAGCCCTTTATGCTGTTTTTTTCTTGATTGCATTCTTCGGGTATCGAAATATCGATGGTTCAACAGGAAAACAAGCATCGATATTAGATCAAAATCCGACGATTAAAAATAGTGAGAAGTTTGGGGCATTAGTCGTATTATGTATAGGATATTTACTTTGTTGGGTAGGGTATGTTCAGTGGCCGTCAACAATTTCTTCTCATACTCAAACACTAAATATTTCGTTAAGTCAATACAGTTTACTCTGGACAATAAATGGTGTGTTGATTGTATTGGGTCAACCGCTTATCACTCTGTTTGTAAAGCACTTTGCCAAAACATTAAAAAAGCAAATGGTACTTGGCTTTATCGTATTTATTGTCTCATTTATCGTTCTGTCATTTGCAGAGCAATTTACAGCTTTTCTTGTGGCAATGATTATATTGACGATCGGAGAAATGTTAGTGTGGCCAGCTGTGCCAACAATTGCAAATGATTTAGCTCCTAAGGGCAGGCAAGGTTTTTATCAAGGCTTTGTTAATAGTACAGCCACAGGCGGAAAAATGATTGGTCCTCTCCTTGGAGGGGTGGTTGTTGATTACTACAATATGAATTTACTATTCATGATTATTATAAGTTTATTAGTTGCAGGGATCTTTACAACTCTTGTATATGATAAAAAGTTGAATGCAAAGCTAGAAAGCAAAGGGTCTCAGACTTCCGACGCTGTCGGGGTCTAA